GCCGACCACGCCCCCGGCGACCTCAACAAGGTGTTCTTCTCGACCGGCGGCGGCGAGGCCGTCGAGACCGCGTTCAAGCTCGCGAAGTACTACTGGAAGCTCCGCGGCAAGCCGATGAAGCACAAGGTGATCTCCCGCGCGGTCGCGTACCACGGCACCCCGCAGGGAGCACTCGCGATCACGGGCATCCCGGCGATGAAGCAGATGTTCGAGCCGCTCGCGCCGGGTGGCTTCCGCGTGCCGAACACCAACTACTACCGCGCCGCCGAGATGGGCTTCGCCGGCGAGAGCGAGGAGGAGTTCGGCTTCTGGGCGGCCGAGCGCATCCGCGAGATGATCGAGTTCGAGGGTCCGGACACCGTCGCCGCGGTCTTCCTCGAACCGGTGCAGAACTCCGGCGGCTGCTTCACCCCGCCACCCGGGTACTTCCAGCGGGTCCGCGAGATCTGCGACGAGTACGACGTGCTGCTGGTCTCCGACGAGGTGATCTGCGCGTTCGGTCGGATCGGCACGATGTTCGCGTGCGACACCTACGGCTTCGTCCCGGACATGATCACGTGCGCGAAGGCGATGACCTCGGGCTACTCCCCCATCGGCGCGACGATCATCAGCGACAAGCTCTTCGAGCCGTTCTCCACGGGCGACACGACCTTCTACCACGGCTACACGTTCGGCGGGCACCCGGTCTCCGCCGCCGTCGCGATGGAGAACCTCGACATCTTCGAGGAAGAGGGGCTCCTGCAGAACGTCCAGCAGAACGCCCCGCTCTTCAAGGCCGAGCTCGACACGCTGCGCGACCTGCCCATCGTCGGGGACGTCCGTGGTGACGGGTACTTCTACGGCATCGAGCTCGTGAAGGACAAGGCCACCAAGACGACCTTCGACGACGCCGAGTCGGAGCGCCTGCTCCGCGGGTTCCTGTCGAAGGCGCTGTTCGACGCCGGGCTGTACTGCCGTGCCGACGACCGCGGCGACCCCGTCGTGCAGCTCGCGCCGCCGCTCACCATCGGGCAGCCGGAGTTCCGCGAGATGACCTCGATCCTGCGGAGCGTCCTGTCCGAGGCCTGGACGAAGATCTGACCGTGACCGGCTACCGGGGCGTCTCGTTCTGGCTCGACGCGCTCGTCACGAGCGGCCGCGACGACCTGACGCCCCGCCCGCCGCTCGACGGCGACACCACCGCGGACGTCTGCATCGTCGGCGGTGGACTGACCGGTCTCTGGACCGCGTGGTACCTGCACCAGGCCGACCCGCGCCTCCAGGTCGTCGTCGTGGAACGCGAGATCGCGGGCTTCGGCGCGTCCGGACGCAACGGCGGCTGGTGCTCCGCACTGTTCCCGCGGTCCGCCGAGGCGATCGCCCGCGAGCACGGCCGCGACGCGGCCCTCGCCCTGCGTCGAGCGATGCGCGACACCGTCGACGAGGTCGGGCGCGCAGCGTCCGAGGCCGGGGTCGACTGCGACTACGTCAAGGGCGGCACCGTCCTCTACGCGCGCTCCGCCGTGCAGGAACGCGCGGCCCGCGACGAGGTCGCCGCCTCGGCCGCGTGGGGCGACGACATGACGTACCGCGACGCACGCCCCGGCGATGCCGCCGGATCGGCCGGTGTCGCGTGGACGCCGGACTGCGCGCGGGTCCAGCCCGCAGCGCTGGTGCGCGGCCTGGCGGCGGCCCTGGAGGCGCGGGGCGTCCGAATCGCGGAGCACACGCCCGCCGTCTCGTGGGGTCCAGGGCACGT
The sequence above is a segment of the Curtobacterium sp. BH-2-1-1 genome. Coding sequences within it:
- a CDS encoding aspartate aminotransferase family protein — encoded protein: MHFARHGANQAGADVPIMVRGEGHHVYDSHGKEYIDGLSGLFVVAAGHGRKRLAEMAAKQAETLSFFPIWSYAHPAAIELADRLADHAPGDLNKVFFSTGGGEAVETAFKLAKYYWKLRGKPMKHKVISRAVAYHGTPQGALAITGIPAMKQMFEPLAPGGFRVPNTNYYRAAEMGFAGESEEEFGFWAAERIREMIEFEGPDTVAAVFLEPVQNSGGCFTPPPGYFQRVREICDEYDVLLVSDEVICAFGRIGTMFACDTYGFVPDMITCAKAMTSGYSPIGATIISDKLFEPFSTGDTTFYHGYTFGGHPVSAAVAMENLDIFEEEGLLQNVQQNAPLFKAELDTLRDLPIVGDVRGDGYFYGIELVKDKATKTTFDDAESERLLRGFLSKALFDAGLYCRADDRGDPVVQLAPPLTIGQPEFREMTSILRSVLSEAWTKI